The following coding sequences lie in one Benincasa hispida cultivar B227 chromosome 6, ASM972705v1, whole genome shotgun sequence genomic window:
- the LOC120080241 gene encoding DNA-directed RNA polymerase II subunit 4-like gives MSGEEEENAAELKIGDEFLKAKCLMNCEVSLILEHKYEQLQQRAEDPTNQVSQVFEKSLQYVKRFSRYKNPDAVRQVREILSRYQLAEFELCVLGNLCPETVEEAISVVPSLKTKGRVHDDEAIEKMLNDLSLIKKFE, from the exons ATGTctggagaagaggaagaaaatgcTGCAGAGCTTAAAATTGGGGATG AATTCTTAAAAGCTAAGTGTTTAATGAATTGTGAAGTTTCTTTGATCCTTGAACACAAGTACGAGCAACTTCAACAAAGGGCTGAGGATCCAACGAATCAAGTTTCTCA AGTATTTGAAAAGTCATTACAGTATGTGAAACGCTTCAGTCGCTATAAGAACCCGGATGCTGTTAGACAAGTCCGAGA AATTCTAAGCAGATATCAACTAGCTGAGTTCGAG CTATGTGTTCTTGGTAACCTTTGCCCTGAAACTGTGGAGGAAGCTATTTCCGTAGTTCCATCTTTGAAG ACTAAAGGAAGGGTACATGACGACGAAGCAATAGAGAAGATGTTGAATGATCTTTCATTAATCAAAAAGTTTGAGTAG